The Mycobacterium sp. EPa45 genomic interval GTGGCGGGAGCGCTGACCGCCCTGGCGAACATCCCCGCAGCCATGACCGACGCATTCCTCAACGGCGGGCAACACGTCGACCTCACAGCGCTGGCGAAGACTTTCGGACCGGCGATCGGCGTCAGCTTCCCCGACGGTGTCGAGGTCGGCGTTGCTCTCGGCGGCCTGCTCAGCCCGGGCGGCTCGATCTTCAATGCCCTCGATTTCGCTTACGACAACAACCTGCTCGACGTGCTGCACATCCACGTCCCGCTCGCGACCGGAACCGGGATCGGACCTATCGGTGCGTTCATGGACTTCACCAGAGCCATCGCGAAGTCCATCGGATGGACTGCTCCCGCGAGCGCCGCGGCCGCGCAGAGCGCGACCACGCCAAGTGCTTTGGCCGCGGCCAACGAGGTGCCGCGGTCCGTCCAGGCCGCCACGCCGACCACCACCGTGACGGCGCCGATCGTCCCCAAAGCCACCACGAGCCGTGATGTGAAGGCCAGCAAGGGAAGTAGTGCCGCCGGGAGTGGCAGCGCCGACGCCAAGCGCAACCCGGCAGCAGCCGGGTCCGGAAAGGGATCAAGCGCGCGGGCGAAGGCGCCGGCGAAGGCAGCCGCCGGCTAAATCAGTGAGGCCGGTGTGGTGGCATCGGCCGACGTACGGGTTCGTCGCAGCAGCGCCTGGCCCAAAGTAGGTGGGTGGGCCTCGGCGCGCCAGGATGACGATCGGGGACCGGTCGGGCGATGATACAGGTGTGGCTGCTGATGCAACTGTGACTGACCCGGGCCCGTCGGTGGAGGACCCCGCGGCGCAACCCACCGCACCCACCGAGCCGCAGGCCACCGAGCAACCGGCTGAGCTCAACCCCGCACCGCCGCCGCAGCGGACCTGGTCGATGCCGAAGTCGCCGATCACCCGCAAGCAGGCCGACGACGCGGGCCGCCTCGCCCTCAAGACCATCACCGGCATCGCCCACTTCATCGCGGTCGCTAGCCGGCGCGGCGCTCGGGCCATCACGCGGTTCTGGCGCGCGATCGAAGCGGTGCCCGCCGCCGTACAACTGGTCGGCGTCGCGAGCATCGGCATGCTCCTCGGTGTCGTCGGCGCAATCGCGCTGCACTCGACCCTCGGACTGATCTGCACCGTCGTCGTCATCCCGACCAGTGCCGCAACCCTGGGAGCGCTTGGGCACCGCTGGTACAGCGGACTCGGCATCGAAGCGGCGCGCCAGACCCAGCAGGCCGAACCCGCACAGTCCGACTTGCAGCGTTCGGTCCACTACGTCGACAAGAAGCTCGCACTGGCGCTGAGCTCCTTCGGCACCGATCACCACCAGCACGCGGTGATCGCGTTGTTCCAGGCAAAGACGGCCGTCGAGCTCACGCTGGGAACCGAGCAAGATCCGCCAAGTCACGTCGACCTATCCGTTCGCCCCGACGACTACGCGCTGCGGCCACGGATCCGCGCCGGATCGGCTTCTGCTCTGCCAGAAAGCAATTCGCTGGCGGCATCGTGACTCGGCCGGCCATCACCGGGCAGGTTGCCCTGGTCGAGGACGACTACACCCTGGTGATCAACCGCGGGACCGAGGCTGGAGTGGCAGTGGGCATGGTTTTCGCCGTGTACTGCCGCGAGGCGTCGGTGATCACCGACCCCGAATCCGGCCGCGAGTTGGGCAGACTCAATCGCGAGAAGCTTCGAGTCCGAGTCGTCGACGCGCAGCCGCTGTTCGCCCGCGCCCACACGTTCGTCGAGACCGACAGCTTCTACGGTCTACTCCGCATCCCATTCGTCGCAAGCCCCGTCGACGATGTGGTCACAGTCGACGTTGGCGACACAGTGGAGCTGGTAAGCGGGCAAGAAAGCGCGTGCCGCACCGGTACGGATCGCTAGCCGGGACGCGGGCCGGGGTACTAAGCGGGATACAAACCAGAGATTGTGGGTACTCGTGGGCGATGTTGAATCGCGCAACCACCGCCGCGGCGCTTCTTGCGGCACCCGTTTTCGTGTTGGCAGGCTGCAACTCCACGCAGAACGGCAGCCAGCAAACCACCGGTACGACGACGTCATCCGGCTCGAGCGCCCAGACGCTAAAGGCCGAGCTGAAGTCACCGGACGGCAAGCCGATCGCCAATGCGACCATCGATTTCTCGGGCGGGTTCGCGACGGTGACGGTCGAGACCGTCGCCGGCGGCAACCTGTCCCCGGGCAGCCACGGCATGCACATCCACTCCGTGGGCAAGTGTGAGGCCGATTCCGTCGCCCCGTCGGGCGGTGCGCCGGGCAATTTCCTGTCCGCCGGTGGTCATCTGCAGGTCGGTGGCCGCACGGAACATCCAGCCAGCGGCGATCTGACACCACTCTTCGTGCGCTCGGACGGTTCGGGAAAGGTCGTCGCGACCACCGACGCGATCAAGCTCGACGACCTCAAGGGACCGGAGGGTAGTGCGCTGATCATCCACGCGGACCCCGACAACTTCGCCAACATCCCGCAGCGCTACACCCATGACGGCGTGCCGGGACCCGACGCCGAGACGATGGCCACGGGCGACGCCGGTGCCCGGGTGGCGTGCGCGGTTCTGGCCCCGGCCAGCGCGACGACCACCACGTCCGTGTCGACGAGCACGTCGACGGTCACCGAGACGACTGCCACGCCGGTGCCGGCCGAGACCAGCCCGACCACGACGACGTCGACTTCTCCGTCGACCACCACCACGGTGAGCCCGACGACGACGGTGACGACGTCGACCACGGTCTCGACGACGACGTCTCCGGTCACTCCCCGCCCGGGGGGCTGACCGCGAGCAGCGGGAGTTGTCGGCCCGTCGCGATCGACATTCGCTGGCGACCCAGCGCGGGCCAGGCCTGGACAGCGCAGAACGGCGCGCACTGGTGCTGATCTGAGCTGGTGCCCACGTGTACGCAGCACTGAATCAATCGTTCTTCGATCATGGTGGACATGTCCATGAACGGTTTGACGGTGATGCGGACGATCCGTTCGCCGAGCATTCGGCGGAGCTTGCGCTGTCGCCCGGGCAGCGCCGACGCGGCCATGGTGAGCAGTGTGCTCACGCCGAGATCGCAACTCTCACAGATGGTTCGCCACACATCGCCGATGTCGGGATGCGATAGCGACGACTGCTCCGACAACAGGCCCAGTAACGATTCTTTGACCGCGAGGCGCAGCTGCTGGGGGAGTTCGGTGTCGACGATCCGGTTCGACACCAAGCCGAGTCTGGCCTTGAGCCCGTCGTGACCGAGCAGTGAAACCAGCGAGCGCCACGCGCCCGCGTCGTCGCGAATCAGGTATCCGACCGAACAGCAATGCGGATGCGAACACGGCAGTGCGGTCAGGTCACGCCAGGTGACCAAGCCGTCGGTCTGCGGACCGAGCCGCGTGAGCACCCCGGTATGGGTCAACCGATCCAACGGATCGATATGCCCGGAACGGCCCGATC includes:
- a CDS encoding superoxide dismutase family protein, giving the protein MLNRATTAAALLAAPVFVLAGCNSTQNGSQQTTGTTTSSGSSAQTLKAELKSPDGKPIANATIDFSGGFATVTVETVAGGNLSPGSHGMHIHSVGKCEADSVAPSGGAPGNFLSAGGHLQVGGRTEHPASGDLTPLFVRSDGSGKVVATTDAIKLDDLKGPEGSALIIHADPDNFANIPQRYTHDGVPGPDAETMATGDAGARVACAVLAPASATTTTSVSTSTSTVTETTATPVPAETSPTTTTSTSPSTTTTVSPTTTVTTSTTVSTTTSPVTPRPGG
- the gjpA gene encoding outer membrane porin GjpA, coding for MPAIPRPFIAAGVAVVGTSAIALSPVTVPPPDMLTTPAIQLAASTDWTDIFTRAGQNAQALFETWREAPAPILQQIIANQLSYLQQLPDVAAIATHIQTNLQAALAAPTAPDLSTLDPTHGTFYQLLPAVLQLPGVPAALNLVISPTGLQLLAFSTSPLSGLILGMAGPVLGPLLVLASSLDSVRADLTAPTPDVAGALTALANIPAAMTDAFLNGGQHVDLTALAKTFGPAIGVSFPDGVEVGVALGGLLSPGGSIFNALDFAYDNNLLDVLHIHVPLATGTGIGPIGAFMDFTRAIAKSIGWTAPASAAAAQSATTPSALAAANEVPRSVQAATPTTTVTAPIVPKATTSRDVKASKGSSAAGSGSADAKRNPAAAGSGKGSSARAKAPAKAAAG